Proteins encoded in a region of the Petrotoga olearia DSM 13574 genome:
- the ftsH gene encoding ATP-dependent zinc metalloprotease FtsH, which yields MSENKKDKENKNTKEEKKKVRFSNIIWVYIIFAVIFIGALVALNWENNPIISYSEMLSLINNGQVESIKINQNGDVTIFAKDGSTYESFSPALVIDKQYVNSLIQKGIKVEYIESVASKWWFGLLINIIPIVIMVLFFFWLYRSAASGAKSSMNFGKSKAKEYEPIGEKVTFKDVAGIDEVVEEVEDIVKFLKNPQEFQELGARMPKGTLLVGPPGTGKTLTARAIAGEAGVPFYYASGSDFVELFVGVGASRVRDLFKTAKENAPSIIFIDELDAVGRQRGAGLGGGNDEREQTLNALLVELDGFDSSTGVVVMAATNRPDVLDKALLRPGRFDKKVLVGPPDRKGREEILKIHTRKKKIAQDVDLTLLAKRTPGFVGADLENLVNEAALIASRKKKVQIEMNDFEEAIDRVLTGPTKKYRIISDKEKKILSYHELGHAVLAYLLPNTDPVYKITIIPRGIGSLGSTLQIPEKDRYLIKKSEILNRIVVALGGRASEKLVFNFATTGAKDDLRKATDYAKSMIYRLGMSKKLGPVYWEGEEEEIFLGSELTKQKNYSEETAKELDVEVKKIINSMYDKAVELLQQNKERIDLLASYIFKKETIYGDEFKNLMNKSLEELKEYIGGEKEISEFLKIDVVNHVNYQPV from the coding sequence ATGTCTGAAAATAAAAAAGATAAAGAAAATAAAAATACCAAAGAAGAAAAAAAGAAAGTAAGATTTTCCAATATAATTTGGGTTTATATAATATTTGCGGTTATTTTTATTGGTGCTCTCGTTGCTTTGAATTGGGAAAATAACCCCATCATATCCTATTCTGAAATGTTAAGCTTGATCAATAACGGCCAGGTAGAGTCCATAAAAATAAATCAAAACGGGGACGTGACAATATTTGCTAAAGATGGTTCTACTTATGAATCTTTTTCTCCGGCTTTGGTAATTGATAAACAGTATGTGAATAGTTTAATTCAAAAAGGTATAAAAGTCGAGTATATCGAAAGCGTAGCCTCAAAGTGGTGGTTTGGTTTATTGATTAACATAATTCCTATAGTAATAATGGTACTTTTCTTTTTTTGGTTATATCGTTCCGCTGCATCAGGTGCTAAAAGCAGTATGAACTTTGGAAAGAGTAAGGCAAAGGAGTATGAACCCATTGGTGAAAAAGTTACTTTTAAAGATGTAGCAGGAATCGATGAAGTTGTGGAGGAAGTAGAGGACATTGTAAAATTTTTGAAAAATCCTCAAGAATTTCAAGAATTAGGTGCAAGAATGCCTAAAGGAACTTTGCTGGTAGGCCCTCCAGGAACGGGTAAAACTTTGACAGCAAGGGCTATAGCTGGTGAAGCAGGAGTACCCTTTTATTATGCAAGTGGTTCAGATTTTGTTGAACTTTTTGTAGGAGTTGGTGCATCCCGAGTTAGAGACCTTTTTAAAACAGCTAAAGAAAATGCTCCTTCAATAATATTTATTGATGAGTTAGACGCAGTAGGTAGACAAAGAGGAGCTGGACTTGGCGGCGGGAACGATGAGAGGGAACAAACTCTTAACGCCTTGTTGGTGGAACTCGATGGTTTTGATTCTTCTACAGGTGTTGTTGTAATGGCTGCTACAAATAGACCTGATGTTCTTGATAAAGCTTTACTTAGACCCGGTAGGTTTGATAAGAAAGTATTAGTTGGACCACCGGACAGAAAAGGAAGAGAAGAAATTTTAAAGATACACACACGTAAAAAGAAAATAGCCCAAGATGTTGATTTAACATTGTTAGCTAAAAGGACGCCGGGCTTCGTAGGAGCAGATTTAGAAAATCTCGTTAATGAAGCTGCTTTAATAGCCTCAAGAAAGAAGAAAGTTCAAATTGAAATGAATGATTTTGAGGAGGCTATTGATAGAGTATTAACTGGTCCGACCAAAAAGTACAGAATAATATCCGATAAAGAGAAGAAAATTTTATCGTATCATGAACTAGGACATGCTGTATTGGCTTATTTATTACCTAATACCGACCCTGTTTATAAAATTACTATAATTCCAAGGGGTATAGGCTCATTAGGATCTACTTTACAAATTCCTGAAAAAGACAGATACCTAATTAAAAAATCTGAAATACTTAATAGAATCGTTGTAGCCCTTGGAGGAAGAGCGAGTGAGAAATTAGTGTTCAATTTTGCTACCACAGGCGCAAAGGATGACCTAAGAAAAGCTACGGACTACGCAAAATCCATGATTTATAGGTTAGGAATGTCCAAAAAGTTGGGACCGGTGTATTGGGAAGGAGAAGAGGAAGAAATATTTTTGGGTAGTGAGTTGACAAAACAAAAGAATTATTCCGAAGAAACTGCAAAAGAACTTGACGTTGAAGTTAAGAAAATAATTAACTCTATGTATGATAAAGCTGTTGAGCTGCTTCAACAAAATAAAGAGAGAATAGATCTTCTAGCTTCTTATATTTTCAAAAAAGAAACGATCTATGGAGATGAATTCAAAAACCTTATGAATAAAAGCCTTGAAGAGTTAAAAGAATATATTGGTGGAGAAAAAGAAATAAGTGAATTTCTTAAAATAGATGTTGTAAATCATGTTAACTATCAACCTGTGTAA